A stretch of Bradyrhizobium sp. CCBAU 53338 DNA encodes these proteins:
- a CDS encoding NAD(P)-dependent oxidoreductase, with amino-acid sequence MSKTIAILAPGAMGSAVARRLSENGARVLTSLKGRSEATLKRAADAGMIGAEDDAIADADIILSIVPPGEAVALAERLAALIVKRAKKPVVVDCNAVNVDTVKRIEEIIGSAQAPFVDGGIIGFPPQPGGKSPAFYMSGEHAGGLAVLRDFGLDLRIVEGPVGAASALKMSYAGIVKGLAGIGSAMVVAATKAGAADALRDELALSQPAILARLEVALPDMIPKAYRWVAEMQEISGFLGPDHPASQIYEGFAKWFEHLAADAKGGAVDASLLKAFAASIAKKKA; translated from the coding sequence ATGTCGAAGACCATTGCGATCCTCGCGCCCGGTGCCATGGGCAGCGCGGTGGCGCGACGCTTGAGCGAAAACGGCGCGCGGGTGCTGACGTCGCTCAAGGGGCGCAGCGAGGCGACGCTGAAGCGGGCGGCGGATGCCGGCATGATCGGCGCCGAGGACGATGCGATCGCGGATGCCGACATCATTCTCTCGATCGTGCCGCCGGGCGAGGCGGTGGCGCTCGCCGAGCGGCTGGCGGCCCTGATCGTGAAGCGTGCGAAGAAGCCTGTCGTGGTCGACTGCAACGCCGTCAATGTCGATACGGTGAAGCGGATCGAGGAGATCATCGGATCGGCGCAGGCGCCCTTCGTCGACGGCGGCATCATCGGCTTTCCGCCGCAGCCGGGCGGCAAGAGCCCGGCCTTCTACATGTCCGGAGAGCACGCCGGGGGTCTCGCGGTACTGAGGGATTTCGGGCTCGATCTGCGCATCGTCGAGGGGCCGGTCGGCGCCGCCTCCGCGCTCAAGATGTCCTACGCCGGGATCGTCAAAGGTCTCGCCGGCATCGGCTCGGCCATGGTGGTCGCTGCGACCAAGGCAGGGGCTGCCGATGCGCTCCGCGACGAGCTCGCGCTCAGCCAGCCCGCGATCCTGGCGCGGCTCGAGGTCGCGCTCCCTGACATGATCCCGAAGGCCTATCGCTGGGTTGCGGAGATGCAGGAGATATCAGGCTTTCTCGGGCCGGATCATCCGGCCAGCCAGATCTACGAAGGCTTTGCCAAATGGTTCGAGCATCTGGCCGCCGACGCGAAAGGCGGGGCGGTCGATGCGTCGCTGTTGAAGGCGTTCGCCGCCAGTATCGCGAAGAAGAAGGCCTGA
- a CDS encoding succinate dehydrogenase assembly factor 2 has translation MTGTTRSSNGLDDRRKRLLFRCWHRGTREMDLILGRFADAEIGNLSEAELTELETLLEVNDPDLYAAITGDKLLPADVNGALFARIKAFPIADGDL, from the coding sequence ATGACGGGAACGACACGATCGAGCAACGGGCTGGACGACCGCCGCAAGCGGCTGCTGTTCCGCTGCTGGCACCGCGGCACGCGCGAGATGGACCTGATCCTCGGCCGCTTCGCCGATGCCGAGATCGGCAACCTGTCTGAGGCCGAGCTGACCGAGCTCGAGACCCTGCTCGAGGTCAACGATCCCGATCTCTATGCCGCCATCACGGGTGACAAGCTGCTGCCAGCCGACGTCAACGGCGCGTTGTTCGCCCGCATCAAGGCGTTTCCGATTGCGGACGGCGACTTATGA
- the glmS gene encoding glutamine--fructose-6-phosphate transaminase (isomerizing), translating to MCGIVGILGREPVAEQLVDSLKRLEYRGYDSAGVATLEGKHLERRRAEGKLKNLEKRLEAEPLKGTTGIGHTRWATHGKPTVNNAHPHATERVAVVHNGIIENFRELREELEKNGTVFHTETDTEIVLHLVDDLLTRGNKPVEAVKLTLARLRGAFALGFIFAGDDDLMIGARNGPPLAIGYGDGEMYLGSDAIALGPFTDTISYLEDGDWVVLTRRSATIFDKDGQAVARDKIRHAASTSLVDKANYRHFMAKEIHEQPEVVGHTLARYVDMATERVSLPVKLPFDFNDIQRINITACGTASYAGIVAKYWFERFARLPVEVDVASEFRYREAPLRKGDLAIFISQSGETADTLAALRYAKAEGAHTVAVVNVPTSTIARESETVLQTLAGPEIGVASTKAFTCQLMVLANLAIAAGKARGELSEQDETRLVHGLVEVPRLMSDALTTEPQVEKLAHRIAKSRDVLYLGRGTSFPLALEGALKLKEISYIHAEGYAAGELKHGPIALIDETMPVVVIAPHDRVFEKTVSNMQEVAARGGNIILMTDAKGAAEATVDSLVTIVMPDMAAAFTPMVYAVPVQLLAYHTAVVMGTDVDQPRNLAKSVTVE from the coding sequence ATGTGCGGGATTGTCGGCATTCTCGGGCGCGAGCCGGTTGCAGAGCAATTGGTGGATTCGCTCAAACGTCTCGAATATCGCGGCTATGATTCCGCGGGCGTCGCCACGCTTGAAGGCAAGCATCTCGAGCGCCGCCGCGCCGAGGGCAAGCTGAAGAACCTGGAGAAGCGGCTGGAAGCCGAGCCGCTGAAGGGCACCACCGGCATCGGTCACACCCGGTGGGCCACCCACGGCAAGCCGACCGTCAACAATGCGCATCCGCATGCGACCGAGCGCGTCGCTGTGGTTCACAACGGCATCATCGAGAATTTCCGCGAGCTGCGCGAGGAGCTCGAGAAGAACGGCACGGTGTTCCACACCGAGACCGACACCGAGATCGTGCTGCATCTCGTCGACGACCTCCTGACCCGCGGCAACAAGCCGGTCGAAGCGGTGAAGCTGACGCTGGCGCGCCTTCGCGGCGCCTTCGCGCTCGGCTTCATCTTTGCCGGCGACGACGATCTCATGATCGGCGCCCGCAACGGCCCGCCGCTCGCGATCGGCTATGGCGACGGCGAGATGTATCTCGGCTCGGACGCGATCGCGCTCGGCCCGTTCACCGACACGATCAGCTACCTCGAGGACGGCGACTGGGTCGTGCTGACCCGCAGGAGCGCCACGATCTTCGACAAGGACGGCCAGGCCGTCGCGCGCGACAAGATCCGCCACGCCGCTTCGACCTCGCTGGTCGACAAGGCGAATTATCGCCACTTCATGGCGAAGGAGATCCACGAGCAGCCGGAAGTCGTCGGCCATACGCTGGCGCGCTACGTCGACATGGCGACCGAGCGTGTCTCGCTGCCGGTCAAGCTGCCGTTCGACTTTAACGACATCCAGCGCATCAACATCACGGCTTGCGGCACCGCGAGCTACGCCGGCATCGTCGCAAAGTACTGGTTCGAGCGCTTTGCGCGACTGCCGGTCGAAGTCGACGTCGCCTCCGAGTTCCGTTACCGCGAAGCGCCGCTGCGCAAGGGCGATCTTGCGATCTTCATCTCGCAATCCGGCGAGACCGCCGACACGCTGGCCGCCTTGCGCTACGCCAAGGCCGAGGGCGCGCACACCGTTGCCGTCGTCAACGTGCCGACCTCGACCATCGCGCGCGAGAGCGAGACCGTGCTGCAAACGCTGGCCGGCCCCGAGATCGGCGTCGCCTCGACCAAGGCCTTCACCTGCCAGCTCATGGTGCTGGCGAATCTGGCGATTGCCGCCGGCAAGGCCAGAGGCGAATTGTCCGAGCAGGACGAGACCAGGCTCGTCCACGGCCTCGTCGAGGTCCCGCGCCTGATGTCGGATGCGCTCACCACCGAGCCCCAGGTCGAGAAGCTCGCGCACCGGATCGCAAAATCCCGCGACGTGCTCTATCTCGGCCGCGGCACCAGCTTCCCGCTGGCACTGGAGGGCGCGCTGAAGCTGAAGGAAATCTCCTACATCCACGCCGAGGGCTATGCCGCCGGCGAGCTCAAGCACGGCCCGATCGCGCTGATCGACGAGACCATGCCTGTGGTGGTCATCGCGCCCCACGACCGCGTGTTCGAGAAAACCGTCTCCAACATGCAGGAGGTTGCCGCCCGCGGTGGCAACATCATCCTGATGACCGACGCCAAGGGTGCGGCGGAGGCGACGGTGGATTCGCTCGTCACCATCGTCATGCCCGACATGGCCGCGGCCTTCACGCCGATGGTCTATGCCGTCCCGGTGCAGCTGCTCGCCTATCATACGGCCGTCGTGATGGGCACGGACGTCGACCAGCCGCGCAACCTCGCCAAGTCCGTGACCGTGGAATAG
- the glmU gene encoding bifunctional UDP-N-acetylglucosamine diphosphorylase/glucosamine-1-phosphate N-acetyltransferase GlmU, whose translation MTARSSLTIVLAAGEGTRMRSSVPKVLHPVASQTLLAHVLGAAPTGTGTALAVVIGPDHQAVADEAKRIRSDALIFVQRERLGTAHAVLAAREAIARGVDDVLIAFGDTPLISAETFARLRAPLANGAAIAALGFRAVDPTGYGRFIVEGDRLVAIREHADAGAEERKIDLCNAGVMAIDGRRALAILDKIGNANSKGEYYLTDAVGIVRDIGWESVVIETSEDEVRGINTKAQLAEAEAVMQTRLRKAAMEAGVTLVAPETVYLAADTVFGKDVTIEPFVVIGPGVSIADGAVIHSFSHIVETTLGKKVSIGPYARLRPGTSLGDGARIGNFVETKAATLEAGVKVNHLSYIGDATVGANSNIGAGTITCNYDGFKKHRTVIGQGAFVGTNSSLVAPVKIGNGAYIGSGSVITRDVPDDAMALERNQQTIREGGAARYREMKTGGKKTEK comes from the coding sequence ATGACCGCCCGCTCAAGCCTCACGATCGTGCTCGCCGCCGGCGAGGGCACGCGCATGCGATCGAGCGTGCCGAAGGTGCTGCATCCCGTGGCTTCTCAAACCCTGCTCGCCCACGTGCTCGGCGCCGCACCGACGGGAACCGGCACGGCGCTCGCCGTCGTGATCGGTCCCGATCATCAGGCGGTTGCCGATGAAGCGAAGCGCATCCGTTCCGACGCGCTCATCTTCGTGCAACGCGAGCGCCTCGGCACCGCGCATGCGGTGCTGGCGGCGCGCGAGGCGATCGCGCGCGGCGTGGATGATGTCCTGATCGCCTTCGGCGATACGCCGCTGATCTCGGCCGAGACGTTTGCGCGGCTCCGCGCGCCGCTCGCGAACGGTGCTGCGATTGCCGCGCTCGGCTTCCGTGCGGTGGATCCCACCGGCTATGGCCGCTTCATCGTCGAGGGCGACCGCCTGGTCGCGATCCGCGAGCATGCCGATGCCGGCGCGGAGGAGCGCAAGATCGATCTGTGCAATGCCGGCGTGATGGCGATCGACGGACGGCGCGCGCTCGCGATCCTCGACAAGATCGGCAATGCGAATTCCAAGGGCGAGTACTATCTGACCGATGCGGTCGGAATCGTCCGCGACATCGGATGGGAGTCCGTGGTGATCGAGACCAGCGAGGACGAAGTGCGCGGCATCAACACCAAGGCCCAGCTTGCGGAAGCCGAAGCCGTGATGCAGACGCGGCTGCGCAAGGCTGCGATGGAGGCCGGCGTCACGCTGGTCGCCCCTGAAACCGTCTATCTCGCCGCCGACACCGTGTTCGGCAAGGACGTCACCATCGAGCCGTTCGTGGTGATCGGCCCCGGCGTGTCGATCGCCGACGGCGCCGTGATCCATTCCTTCTCGCATATCGTCGAGACCACGCTCGGCAAGAAGGTGTCGATCGGCCCCTATGCGCGGCTGCGTCCCGGCACCTCGCTCGGCGACGGCGCGCGGATCGGCAATTTCGTGGAGACCAAGGCGGCGACGCTGGAGGCCGGCGTCAAGGTCAACCATCTCTCCTACATTGGCGATGCCACCGTCGGCGCCAATTCCAACATCGGCGCCGGCACCATCACCTGCAACTACGATGGCTTCAAGAAGCACAGGACGGTGATCGGGCAGGGTGCCTTTGTCGGCACCAACTCCTCGCTGGTCGCGCCGGTGAAGATCGGCAACGGCGCCTATATCGGATCAGGCTCGGTGATCACGCGCGATGTGCCCGACGACGCGATGGCGCTCGAGCGCAACCAGCAGACCATCCGCGAGGGCGGCGCTGCGCGCTATCGCGAGATGAAGACCGGCGGCAAGAAAACCGAGAAGTAG
- the recG gene encoding ATP-dependent DNA helicase RecG — MRPSLLNPLFAPVTSLPGVGPKQDKLLQYLLSRSETPRLVDLLLHLPSQVIDRRARPKIRDAVQGTMATLEVTVDRHRPPPPRNPRAPYLVYASDDTGDVVLTFFRAKPGYVEKLLPIGEKRYVSGTLQMYDGIPQIVHPDRVLDEDAIAKLSGIDPVYPLTTGLALGSLRRAITQALQKLPALPEWISPEVLRRCNFPPVTEALHRVHQPVELTDILPDQRFWSRLAFDELLAGQLALALIRAQLRRPAGVRNAGDGHLRSKIIDALPYALTPSQRNAAAAIAEDLKQPVRMLRLLQGDVGSGKTVVALLAAAAVAEVGKQAALMAPTEILARQHIKTIAPLAERAGMRVAILTGREKGKERREIITQLAAGEIDLLVGTHALIQDDVIFRDLALAIVDEQHRFGVRERLALTSKGEAVDVLVLSATPIPRTLVLTYFGDMDISELREKPAGRQPIDTRAVAMSRLGEVIDGVGRALESGKLVYWICPLVEESEAEGTEHLTNATKRFESLQRRFGGRAGLVHGQMKGSEKDRVMGQFAAHEIGLLVATTVVEVGVDVPAATIMVIENAERFGLAQLHQLRGRIGRGSEASTCILLYSEPLGEMSKARLKVIRETTDGFRIAEEDLKLRGEGDVLGVRQSGLPGYRIARSEVHGQLITQARDEALRIMKDDPKLEGERGEALRCLLYLYERDEAIPLIGAG; from the coding sequence ATGCGCCCCAGCCTGCTCAATCCGCTGTTTGCTCCCGTGACCAGCCTGCCCGGCGTCGGTCCAAAGCAGGACAAGCTGCTGCAATACCTGCTCAGCCGCAGCGAGACGCCGCGGCTGGTCGACCTGTTGCTGCATCTGCCGAGCCAGGTCATCGACCGCCGGGCGCGGCCGAAGATCCGCGATGCGGTGCAGGGAACCATGGCGACGCTCGAGGTCACGGTCGATCGCCACCGCCCGCCTCCGCCGCGCAATCCGCGCGCGCCGTATCTGGTCTATGCCAGCGACGACACCGGCGATGTCGTGCTGACGTTCTTCCGCGCCAAGCCGGGCTATGTCGAGAAGCTGCTCCCAATAGGCGAGAAGCGCTACGTCTCAGGCACCCTCCAGATGTACGACGGCATCCCGCAGATCGTGCATCCCGACCGCGTGCTCGACGAGGACGCGATCGCAAAGCTCTCCGGGATAGATCCGGTCTACCCGCTCACCACGGGCCTCGCGCTCGGCTCGCTGCGCCGCGCGATTACGCAGGCGCTGCAGAAGCTGCCCGCGCTGCCGGAATGGATCAGCCCGGAGGTGCTGCGCCGCTGCAATTTCCCGCCTGTTACGGAAGCGCTCCATCGCGTGCACCAGCCGGTCGAGCTCACGGACATCCTGCCCGACCAGCGCTTCTGGTCGCGCCTCGCCTTCGACGAATTGCTCGCCGGGCAGCTCGCGCTCGCCTTGATCCGCGCACAACTGCGACGGCCCGCCGGCGTGCGCAATGCCGGCGACGGACATCTTCGCAGCAAGATCATCGACGCCCTGCCCTATGCGCTCACGCCATCCCAGCGCAACGCCGCGGCCGCCATCGCCGAAGACCTGAAGCAGCCCGTACGCATGTTGCGTCTGCTCCAGGGCGACGTCGGCTCGGGCAAGACCGTGGTGGCGCTGCTGGCCGCCGCGGCCGTCGCCGAAGTCGGCAAGCAGGCCGCGCTGATGGCCCCGACCGAAATCCTGGCGCGCCAGCACATCAAGACCATAGCGCCGCTCGCCGAGCGGGCCGGCATGCGGGTCGCGATCCTCACAGGCCGCGAAAAAGGCAAGGAGCGGCGCGAGATCATCACGCAGCTCGCCGCAGGCGAGATCGATCTCCTCGTCGGCACCCATGCGCTGATCCAGGACGATGTGATCTTCAGAGATCTCGCGCTCGCGATCGTGGACGAGCAGCACCGCTTCGGCGTACGCGAGCGGCTGGCGCTGACATCGAAGGGCGAAGCCGTCGATGTGCTGGTGCTCAGCGCCACGCCGATCCCGCGCACGCTGGTGCTGACCTATTTCGGCGACATGGACATCTCGGAGCTGCGCGAAAAACCAGCCGGCCGCCAGCCGATCGACACCCGCGCCGTCGCCATGAGCCGGCTCGGCGAGGTCATTGACGGCGTCGGCCGCGCGCTGGAATCCGGCAAGCTGGTGTACTGGATCTGCCCCCTGGTCGAGGAATCCGAGGCCGAAGGCACCGAGCATCTCACCAATGCGACGAAGCGTTTCGAAAGCCTGCAAAGGCGCTTTGGAGGTCGCGCCGGCCTCGTCCACGGCCAGATGAAGGGCTCCGAGAAGGATCGCGTGATGGGCCAGTTCGCTGCGCACGAGATCGGCCTTCTGGTCGCGACCACCGTCGTCGAGGTCGGCGTCGACGTGCCGGCGGCAACCATCATGGTGATCGAGAACGCCGAGCGCTTTGGACTTGCCCAGCTGCACCAGTTGCGCGGCCGCATCGGACGCGGCTCGGAGGCCTCGACCTGCATTCTGCTCTACAGCGAGCCGCTCGGCGAAATGTCGAAGGCGCGGCTGAAGGTGATCCGCGAGACCACCGACGGGTTTCGCATCGCCGAGGAGGACCTGAAGCTGCGCGGCGAAGGCGACGTGCTGGGCGTGCGCCAGAGCGGCCTGCCCGGCTACCGCATCGCGCGCTCGGAGGTGCATGGCCAGCTCATCACCCAGGCCCGTGACGAGGCATTGCGGATCATGAAGGACGATCCGAAGCTGGAGGGCGAACGCGGCGAGGCGCTGCGCTGCCTGCTGTATCTCTACGAGCGGGACGAAGCGATCCCGTTGATCGGCGCGGGCTAG
- the panE gene encoding 2-dehydropantoate 2-reductase: MRVLVIGAGALGGYYGACLVRAGADVTFLVRSARAEQLRRDGLRVKSPHGDFAVQPKLLQANELEEPFDVVLVGVKAYSLDDAMDQFAPAVGAGTMILPILNGLKHIDALTAKFGAAHVLGGLANVSAGLDADGRVVQFMANQTIVFGETKGALSDRTLALEKLLDVPGIDVRASEAIMQDMWEKFVQLSTLAGITCLMRASIGDILAVPNGEQSIFRLFAECCAVATASGFEPRAPFIEFDRKLFTTPDSPLKASMLRDIERGSITEAEHILGDMANRARKLNIDTPLLDLARAHVAAYEVGRRRAAS; the protein is encoded by the coding sequence ATGAGAGTGCTGGTGATCGGCGCGGGAGCGCTCGGCGGTTATTACGGAGCTTGCCTGGTCCGAGCAGGCGCCGACGTTACGTTTCTGGTGCGATCCGCACGGGCCGAGCAATTGCGGCGGGATGGATTGAGGGTCAAAAGCCCGCATGGCGATTTCGCCGTGCAGCCGAAGCTCCTCCAGGCAAACGAGCTCGAGGAGCCGTTCGACGTCGTGCTCGTCGGCGTAAAGGCCTATTCGCTCGACGACGCGATGGATCAGTTCGCCCCGGCGGTTGGCGCCGGCACGATGATCTTGCCGATCCTGAACGGCTTGAAACATATCGATGCGCTGACGGCGAAGTTCGGCGCCGCGCACGTTCTCGGCGGGCTTGCGAATGTCAGCGCAGGGCTCGATGCGGATGGCCGCGTCGTTCAGTTCATGGCCAATCAGACGATTGTCTTTGGCGAGACCAAGGGGGCGCTGAGCGATCGCACGCTTGCTCTGGAAAAGCTGCTCGATGTCCCCGGTATCGACGTGCGCGCCAGCGAAGCGATCATGCAGGACATGTGGGAGAAGTTCGTCCAGCTCTCGACGCTCGCCGGCATCACCTGCCTGATGCGCGCGAGCATCGGGGACATCCTGGCTGTGCCGAACGGCGAGCAATCGATCTTCCGCCTGTTCGCGGAATGTTGTGCCGTTGCGACGGCTTCCGGCTTTGAACCGCGCGCCCCGTTCATCGAGTTCGACCGCAAACTGTTCACGACGCCGGACTCGCCGCTCAAGGCTTCCATGCTGCGCGATATCGAGCGCGGCTCGATCACCGAGGCGGAGCATATCCTCGGCGACATGGCCAATCGGGCCCGCAAGCTGAATATCGACACGCCGCTGCTGGATCTCGCCCGGGCGCATGTCGCCGCCTACGAGGTTGGACGACGAAGGGCCGCGAGCTAG
- a CDS encoding DUF502 domain-containing protein, translating to MTARDDAPAPLDPAPEPHTGLMGRFRNYFLTGLIVTGPIAITLYLVWWFVTWVDGVVRPFVPLAYRPETYLPYGVPGWGLIVAFFTLTLVGFLAANLIGRTLVDVGETFLGRIPAVRAIYRGLKQVFETLFSGKGSSFRKVGLVEFPSPGMWSIVLISQSPSEDIARSLPGQEEHVSVFLPCSPNPTTGFFFYVPKSKIIEVDLSAEDAATLIMSAGVVQPGSAPDPKKAAALAGMANAARIANASTLQPEPAKVE from the coding sequence ATGACCGCCCGCGACGACGCGCCTGCGCCTCTTGACCCCGCCCCGGAACCGCATACCGGCCTGATGGGCCGTTTCCGCAATTATTTCCTGACCGGACTGATCGTCACCGGTCCGATTGCGATCACGCTGTACCTGGTCTGGTGGTTCGTCACCTGGGTCGATGGCGTGGTGCGACCCTTCGTGCCGCTGGCCTATCGGCCGGAAACCTATCTTCCCTACGGCGTTCCCGGTTGGGGACTGATTGTCGCATTCTTCACGCTGACCCTGGTCGGATTCCTCGCGGCGAACCTGATCGGCCGCACGCTGGTCGATGTCGGCGAGACGTTCCTGGGCCGGATCCCGGCCGTGCGTGCGATCTATCGCGGCCTGAAGCAGGTGTTCGAGACGCTTTTTTCGGGCAAGGGATCGAGCTTCCGCAAGGTCGGCCTCGTCGAGTTTCCATCGCCCGGCATGTGGTCGATCGTGCTGATCTCGCAATCGCCGAGCGAGGACATCGCGCGAAGCCTGCCCGGGCAGGAGGAGCATGTCTCGGTGTTTCTGCCGTGCTCGCCGAACCCGACCACCGGCTTCTTCTTCTACGTGCCCAAGAGCAAGATCATCGAGGTCGACCTCAGTGCCGAGGATGCGGCAACGCTGATCATGTCGGCCGGCGTGGTGCAGCCCGGCTCCGCGCCCGACCCGAAGAAGGCGGCTGCGCTCGCGGGCATGGCCAATGCAGCGCGCATTGCCAACGCCTCCACGCTCCAGCCCGAGCCTGCAAAGGTGGAGTAG